From the Megalobrama amblycephala isolate DHTTF-2021 unplaced genomic scaffold, ASM1881202v1 scaffold514, whole genome shotgun sequence genome, one window contains:
- the LOC125261861 gene encoding uncharacterized protein LOC125261861, which produces MKIKDLFFLLSSLLYGVFGVDTFKVSVKEGDSVTLNTGVTVTQKDRIKWYFNDTCIAKIIGGQSKIYTDVQFTERFRDRLKLDHQTGSLTIMNTRKADAGLYNLQIIFNGSSSFKIFIVNVTDVPAAQRDEQTKSVKEGESVTLDPGAIKNSKDLLTWHFNEILVIANIAGDQSKICTDVQCEERFRDRLKLDHQTGSLTIMNTRTTDSGEYELKITSSHISIQRRRRSVTITSGKSFSVSVIAVPDSDLSSGAVAGIVVVVVLLVAAVTARVVHCRRRILTAVPQNEDDGL; this is translated from the exons ATGAAAATAAAGGATCTCTTTTTTTTGCTCTCGAGTTTGCTGTACG gtgtgtttggtgttgatacatttaaagtgtcagtgaaggagggagattcagtcactctaaacactGGTGTTACAGTAACCCAAAAAGACAGAATAAAATGGTACTTTAATGACACTTGCATCGCTAAAATCATTGGAGGCCAGAGTAAAATCTATACAGATGTTCAGTTtactgagagattcagagacagactgaagctggatcaccagactggatctctgaccatcatgaACACCAGAAAAGCAGACGCTGGACTCTATAACCTACAGATCATCTTTAACGGCAGCAGCAGTTTTAAAATCTTCATTGTTAATGTCACTG ATGTTCCTGCTGCTCAACGAGATGAACAGACCAAGTCAGTGAAGGAGGGTGAATCTGTTACTTTAGATCCTGGTGCAATAAAAAACTCAAAAGATTTACTGACATGGCATTTTAATGAGATTCTCGTCATTGCTAACATCGCTGGAGATCAGAGTAAGAtctgtacagatgttcagtgtgaagagagattcagagacagactgaagctggatcatcagactggatcttTGACCATCATGAACACCAGAACCACAGACTCTGGAGAATATGAACTGAAGATCACCAGCAGTCACATCAGCATCCAGCGTCGTCGCCGCAGCGTCACCATCACCAGTGGAAAgagcttcagtgtttctgtAATTG CTGTTCCAGATTCAGATCTGTCTTCAGGTGCTGTAGCAGgaatagttgttgttgttgttctgctTGTTGCAGCTGTAACTGCTCGTGTGGTTCACTGTCGCCGCAGGATCCTTACAGCAGTACCACAGAAT GAGGATGATGGTTTGTAG